atccgtttaccATTCGGATTccaccgaggccctcgggacctcaaccaattataccaacacgtcccaaaatacattacgaacttagtcgagtctttaaATCACATCGtgcaacatcgaaatcatgaaatGCGCcataattcaagcttaatgaactttagaacttcaaacttgtgcattcgatgtcgaaacctatcaaatcacgtccgattgacctcaaattttacacacaagtcatattcaacattatggacctactccaacttccggaatcggaatccgaccctgatataaaaaagtccactttcggtcaaacttctcgaaaaccttcaaatttttaactttctccaaacaactccaaaatgacctacgaaccttcAAATCGACTTTcgaacgcgctcccaataccagaatcatcatatggagctattctcagactcgaaatcccaaacggacattgagaacattgaaatgcacttcaactaaaaattatgaaattcttccaataTGCCAACTTCTACAACGGGCACCAAAACGCTCCCAGGTCATTCAAAACTCGaaccgaacatatgcccaagtccaaaatcatcatacgaacccgtGAGAAtctttaaatcccgattccgaggccgtttactcaaaaatccaaccttagttaattcttccaacttaaagcttttgaaatgaggattttctttcaaaaccaactccgaacttcccgaaattcaattccgaccacacgtacaagtcataatgcctgaagtgaagctactaatggcctcaaactgctgaacgacgcactagagctcaaaacgaccgatcggatcaTTACAGTTTAAATCTTTAACTTGATCTAAAAAGACTTTAGTCTCAGAAATAAACACGCGGTAGGTACTTTTTGCCAATTCAAAGTAGACTTTAAATACCAATGGTGAATTAAATTTTGCTCTACACACACACGCgcgcgcatatatatatatatataaatgctaATGCTAGTTTCATTTCATACAACTTATTAGCGGCGAACTATACGGATAATTGGATGTGATTCCTGTTATGATACCATTAAGAATGCTAAAATAGAATGTATGATCTTCTTCTAAATACATCCTACTATATAATTGACACACTTATTCCCAACTCCTTGAGAAACTTGTTCTCTTTGTTCCCAGAATGCATCCCAAAATACATCCCTTCAATGCTTGAACAATTTATTTCCTttagggaattgggtatttgaatttgaagagtcgccacctaacttATGAAAGTGTGTTTATATATTCTAAACTTATGAAATATTataaaggagaagaaaaagaaagacagAAGTAAGAATCCAATATAAAATTTAACTTTTTATACCAAATGACAAGATACCcataaaagcaaaaaaaataaaaaaatagaagaaaaaataaaaaaatccaacaaaagttagCTCGACAACATAGTACATTAATGTAGAAGATGACATACTATGCAGTAGTAAAACTTTCATATACATTTGAGCAAGAGGACGAAAGCTTCTAAGTTCTAACCTTAACAATTATCATGTGTTCCAAGCAGGCCAAATTTCAAAATCTCTATATTCGTTTAACAAACTCATAACAGAACTAAgagtaataataattaaaaaagaatTCCTGCAGTATATTTAAACAGTCTAATTTTGGAGGAACAATTTCTGCGTTCTGCTCACAAAAATATAACAATCTAAACCACAATATTTACCATAATTTTCATCTCTGAGTACCCCGAATTCACACTCTCAAATACCTATCACATTAAGAAATTAGGACATGTTAggcaaatattttttatattcttaTTATTTGGAATTTCACAAATACAgttataatatagaaaataccaacAAAAGTTATCAACGAACATGACACAATGTGCATCAAGGAAAATAAGGAGGAAACTAATCAATGTATAGACATTACTTTATTATCTAAAGATTTAAAATATgattttttcatataaaaaaaatttaaaaaggcaAAATCCCAGATAGAGAAATAGCTTTAATAACCTGAAGAATAAAACACCATCTTGCAGGAGATAAAGAATATGTGAAGTTGGAAATCATGAAGATGAAAAAGAAACTTCGTCTCTGTATTTAAGTCCTGAACAATTTTTGTGATATAGCGTTTTAAAAGCTAAAAATAATTGTTAGAAGGAATAGAGAAAGTCATCAACGATGCAATGAATTCCTATTAGAATTGACGCTCATTAGCAAAACGTATTCTTGGCAAACATGGATTCTTCAACTACACTTCGATCTAGAGCTTTCAATAGATTAAATACAATTATATCCACCTCTAACTTGCTTCATTAAACAAATAAttaagggcataaaagtcgatcaatatttcaaggatattttagtcgttcaacatttagcgtACAATATTTGTACTTTTATAATAACATAGATATAGATATTCATATAAATTGAGCTCTAACGTTCCAGCAAAATGCAATGTATTTATGATAGGTTACAAGTATCTTGGTCATAGGTACtttgttttatgttttgatgatctaacaaacttactatcaagAACCAAATAAGGAATCTGTCACACATTCTCAAGACCTTAATATCACAAGGTTCCACCTTGGGATATGGTTCAACTCCTCAAAGTAGAAGGAACAGCTGAGggaacaggtccctaccagttcccgaggtgattgtatgaagtcaactctccagctggaaagttgctgcctgcacacgctacagtACAGGAATAGTATAGCAGTCAACTTTCTGCGGAagactttttacctaccttgcttacatcatagtaagtgatgtcacacatgtattattaacatcaaggaaggtaaaacactTTACTTGAACACTTAGAGATTTCACTCAAGCTCACTCACGTGACCATCCAACGAGCAACTCTCAAgtgcttcaagaacaaagaacaaaacaaCTATGGACCAGTTCCCACATCAAGTTattatatgtccttagttgagttgtaactttgttaaTGTTCTTACTTGTAACTCCTACTTAGCTTACATAGAAGCAATGTGTAGGAAACCTTTTTGTAAATCTTAAACCTGtgtgtttgagtcttggctagagtAAGTCAAGttgtgaagtctttgtaatagaggtattacaaagtggcttgtaataggtatgTTATAAGTTAgtaagggattaagagtttaattcctagttTGCATAgattgtaatctaaaagttgctcagtagtgaagttgaaatcctacaagtgcAGGTCGTGGTTTTTTATCCCGTTGAGCTGGGAATTTTTCACGTTAAATTCCTCTTGTCATTTACTTATTGTTGTGTGTGTGTTCTATTGAACCTGGTAGAGAACCTAgttctctatagagtttggtggacccttatattctatcaattggtatcagaacaggttctttctatcaggttaacacctagaaaggatcatCATGGCTGCTCCTCCAAACTTCGAAGAAGGCCAGTCTACTTACAGACCTCCAAAGTTCAACGGCCAATATTATGGATGGCGGAAAACTAGGATGAACgacttcatcatggctgaagattctgAGCTATGGGATGTCATATGTGACGGACCCTTTGTCCCTACCAAGAACCTTGGCGACCCAACTGTAGCCATTCCCAATATGAGGAAGGAATTCAATGATGCTGATAGAAAGGCCATAGAAAAGAATTTTTGTGCAAAGAAAATTCGTGTTTGTGGTATTGGTCCTGATGAATATAACAGGATATTAGCATGTCAATCAGCAAAAGAAATCTGGGAGGCTCTTCGGACATCTCACGAGGGAACAAATACAGGTGAAGCAATCCAAAATTGATATGCTCACAATTGAATATGAGCTTTTCAGaatgaaagatgatgaatccATCCAAGTGCACATTCGATTCGCCTCAatcatcaatgagcttcactctcTTGGTGAAATATTCTGAGAAACAAGCTTGTTAGGAAAATCCTTAGTGTACTgcccagttcttgggaaagcaaagtaaAGGTCATTACAGAGGCGATGGACTTGCAGACACTGGCAATGGATGAACTTGTTGAAaacttgaaaacttatgaaataaagaaaaagaaggaaaatgaaataaGAGAGCCCAAGAGAGAGAAGAACCTGGTCCTAAAGATGGACAACAATGAATCAACTGGTGAGCACGGTGATATAGCTTACTTGCcaagaagattttagaaaatggTTCGCAGGAATAAATGCATTCCGAAAAGAGGAAGCTCTAGTAAACCAAGAAATTATGACCTCTATCATAAATTTGGCAAGCCAGGACACTTCATCAAGGATTGCCCTCTCCTAAAGCAATATCAGTACAATAACAACTTTGACAAAGAAGCCAAGAGGAATCCGGTTCTTGATAAATGTTTCAGGAGAAGGAATGATGCTGACAATGTTGTAAAGCAACCTTTTGCTGCATGATGAGACTCTTCCAGCAAATCTGAAGAAGAAATTGATCATGGTGGTAGTTCAATGATGGAAGTGGAAAATGAAACAACTAAGTATGATTCAATCTTTGCTTTAATGGCTCaataagatgatgatgatgaagatgacgacggtgatgaggtaaattttctggatgttcagagaaatctaaaATCTTACTCTCCTAAAAAGCTCATGCCATTAGTAAATGTATTAATTGATGCGTACCATAGTctaataaatgataaatatgcaTTAACTATGGAATTAGGGGAAGCTGAACAAGCCAGAGATGACCTAGTAGTCATTGTAGTTGATTTGAAAAAAACAGTAGAGAatctgaaaaatgaaaaggatGCCTTAGATGAGAAAATTGCCAGTATAGAACATGAAAGAGTTGATCTAATGGTTATTGTGGTGGACTTAGACGAAATCATTGAGTGTGTAAGTAAAGAAAAGGAAACTTAAACTGGGAGAGTTTCTATCGTTGAACAAGAGAGAGATGACCTAGTAGTGGTGGTAGTAGACTTGAAAGAGACAATTAAGGAACTTAAAATGGAAAATAGGCCTGGAAACACTGAgaagggaaaggaagttgcaagtgaggcacacattaagcttgaaaatgagttaAATTTGGTAAAGACCAGTTTGTGTGCTGAGCTTGAGAAAAGCAAAGCTTCAAGAAGAACTAGGGAAAATGAAGAGTGACCTTGAAAAATCacttaagtggacctggtcctctgatgttATTACTGTCATGTACACTAACGGGGGAAACAAGCAGAGGATTAGGTTTCAAAGGGAAAATATtccctacaaccctcatagcaaaTACGTTACCGTAACCGACAATTGGCTATGTACCCACTGTGGTAACAATGGGCACCTCAAGGAAAATTGCATGGCCAGGGTTCAGTCTTATcagaaaaaaaagacttttctaaaAAAGTAACTACTGCTAGAGGACCTAATCCATCAAATAGGAAACACATACTACCTGCTTGGACCAAAATAGCACTCATGCATCCCTTCTCTCATTACAAGGGGCCCAAActcgtttgggttcctaaatctaacccttgattttctttgtagggaGCAGTGAAAGAGAGCAGCCAACAATGATATATGGACAGCGGCTACTCAAGGGACATGACTGAAAATACGATCAATTTTCTTTCACTAAAAACCCTACAAGGAGAGAGTGTGCCTTTTGAAAATAGCTAAAAGGGGGACACTTTAAGAGTTGAAAGATATGTGACAAGGGAAATAAAGTGTaattcttgtccaagatatgCACAGTCACAAATCTTATAACTGATAAGGTGATACTTGTAGccaaaaagatataagaatttttgAGTTGCTTATTATAAGTCTCTGCAAAGTGGTGATCTAAGTTGTTCGAGAGTTATTGATATCGATGCTGAAATATAGC
Above is a window of Nicotiana tabacum cultivar K326 chromosome 8, ASM71507v2, whole genome shotgun sequence DNA encoding:
- the LOC142163088 gene encoding uncharacterized protein LOC142163088, whose protein sequence is MAAPPNFEEGQSTYRPPKFNGQYYGWRKTRMNDFIMAEDSELWDVICDGPFVPTKNLGDPTVAIPNMRKEFNDADRKAIEKNFCAKKIRVCGIGPDEYNRILACQSAKEIWEALRTSHEGTNTGEAIQN